In a single window of the Subtercola sp. PAMC28395 genome:
- a CDS encoding dipeptidase codes for MERREAGIRSAVAAALPTTVADLTDLIRIPSVSWEAFDPSQVRASAEAVAALFDGTGMFERVTVSTAVTESGESGQPAVLATRAARNGRPTVLLYAHHDVQPPGDDADWDSPPFEPTVRGDRLYGRGSADDKAGVLSHVAAVRALADVYGEELELGLVAFIEGEEEFGSRSFANFLEANREALAADVIIVADSDNWNVDTPALTVSLRGNVTFKLTVSTLAHASHSGMFGGAAPDAMLAMVRLLATLHDADGSVAVDGLTSSGQPTPDSSEAGFALDAGLLDGVTPIGTGPILARLWAKPAITVTGIDAPSVANASNTLLPKVSVRLSARIAPGQDARSALSALETHLRTHVPFGAHVDISDVDTGQPFLVDTTGWAVAEAKQAMADAWGVPAVETGVGGSIPFIADLVRVFPDAQILVTGVEDPDTRAHSPNESLHLGVFRRAILTEALLLARLAESPLSERG; via the coding sequence GGCATCCGTTCGGCTGTCGCGGCGGCGTTGCCGACGACAGTCGCCGACCTCACCGACCTCATACGCATACCTTCTGTCTCATGGGAGGCGTTCGACCCATCCCAGGTGCGCGCGAGTGCTGAAGCCGTCGCCGCCCTGTTCGACGGCACAGGCATGTTCGAGCGGGTGACGGTTTCGACTGCGGTGACGGAGTCTGGTGAGAGCGGGCAGCCGGCCGTTCTCGCAACCCGCGCGGCCCGCAACGGCAGACCGACGGTTCTGCTCTACGCCCACCACGACGTTCAGCCGCCCGGTGACGACGCCGATTGGGACTCGCCGCCATTCGAGCCGACCGTTCGCGGGGATCGACTGTACGGGCGCGGTTCCGCCGACGACAAAGCCGGTGTGCTCTCCCACGTCGCAGCGGTGCGCGCGCTGGCGGACGTCTACGGCGAGGAACTCGAACTCGGCCTGGTGGCCTTCATCGAGGGGGAGGAGGAGTTCGGTTCGCGCTCGTTCGCCAATTTTCTCGAGGCCAACCGTGAGGCACTCGCTGCCGACGTCATCATCGTCGCCGACTCCGACAACTGGAACGTCGACACCCCGGCCCTCACCGTGAGCCTTCGCGGCAACGTCACCTTCAAGCTCACGGTCTCCACGCTCGCGCACGCCTCGCACTCCGGCATGTTCGGTGGCGCGGCCCCCGATGCCATGCTCGCGATGGTGCGCCTGCTCGCCACTCTCCACGATGCAGACGGCAGTGTCGCGGTCGACGGGCTCACCTCATCGGGGCAGCCGACGCCTGACAGCTCCGAAGCCGGTTTCGCTCTCGATGCGGGCCTGCTCGATGGTGTGACCCCCATCGGGACCGGTCCGATTCTCGCCCGGCTCTGGGCCAAGCCCGCCATCACTGTGACGGGAATCGATGCTCCCAGCGTGGCCAACGCCTCGAACACCCTTCTGCCCAAGGTCTCCGTTCGGCTGAGTGCCCGCATCGCTCCCGGTCAGGATGCCCGTTCCGCACTGAGCGCGCTCGAAACACACCTCCGCACCCACGTGCCCTTCGGTGCCCACGTCGACATCAGCGATGTGGATACCGGCCAGCCCTTTCTGGTCGACACCACGGGGTGGGCCGTCGCCGAGGCGAAACAGGCGATGGCCGATGCCTGGGGAGTGCCAGCCGTCGAGACCGGTGTCGGTGGATCGATCCCGTTCATCGCCGATCTGGTCCGCGTCTTTCCCGACGCGCAGATCCTGGTGACGGGCGTCGAAGACCCTGACACCCGGGCACACAGTCCCAACGAATCCCTTCACCTGGGGGTCTTCCGGCGGGCGATCCTCACCGAGGCGCTGTTGCTGGCGCGACTTGCGGAGTCGCCGCTCAGCGAACGCGGGTGA
- a CDS encoding iron-sulfur cluster assembly accessory protein, with translation MSDTTVLAPAEVIAAPAHKVGLTDQAAAKVKSLLGQEGRDDLRLRVAVQPGGCSGLIYQLYFDERQLDGDGVVDYDGVEVIVDKMSVPYLDGATIDFEDTIQKQGFTIDNPNAGGSCACGDSFH, from the coding sequence ATGAGCGACACAACTGTTCTCGCCCCGGCTGAGGTCATCGCCGCCCCCGCGCACAAAGTGGGTCTGACCGACCAGGCTGCTGCCAAGGTCAAGAGCCTGCTCGGCCAGGAGGGTCGCGACGACCTGCGCCTGCGTGTGGCTGTCCAGCCCGGCGGATGCTCGGGGCTGATCTACCAGCTCTACTTCGATGAGCGCCAGCTCGACGGCGACGGTGTCGTCGACTACGACGGCGTCGAGGTCATCGTCGACAAGATGAGCGTTCCGTACCTCGATGGCGCAACCATCGACTTCGAAGACACCATCCAGAAGCAGGGCTTCACGATCGACAACCCCAACGCAGGCGGCAGTTGCGCCTGTGGTGACTCGTTCCACTAA
- the coxB gene encoding cytochrome c oxidase subunit II, with product MVTMGLALAGCSQQQLNGFLPGDPGTTNNTSAVTGLWVTSWIVLLAVGIVTWGLTIWAVVVFRRRKGQTGLPIQLRYNMPIEIFYTIVPLILVLGFFAFTAKDQADIEQPYASPDQVISVYGKQWAWDFNYVNQNVFSAGVQANTETTDANSALVEAKIPTLVLPVNKKITIELHSRDVIHSFWVIDFLYKKDMIPGKVNYMYVTPERIGTFAGKCAELCGEYHSNMLFNVKVVSQSDYDAYTASLAAQGNVGQLGDDYNRNSNIPGVVSPIEPAGASAPSPTTSSK from the coding sequence ATGGTGACCATGGGTCTGGCGCTTGCCGGGTGCTCCCAGCAGCAGCTGAACGGCTTTCTCCCTGGAGACCCGGGCACCACCAACAACACGAGCGCGGTGACCGGCCTGTGGGTGACCTCGTGGATCGTGCTGCTCGCGGTGGGTATCGTCACCTGGGGTCTCACGATCTGGGCTGTCGTGGTGTTCCGTCGCCGTAAGGGCCAGACGGGTCTTCCGATCCAGCTGCGCTACAACATGCCGATCGAGATCTTCTACACGATCGTGCCGCTCATTCTGGTGCTCGGCTTCTTCGCCTTCACCGCGAAGGACCAGGCAGACATCGAGCAGCCGTACGCCAGCCCCGACCAGGTCATCTCGGTCTACGGCAAGCAGTGGGCATGGGACTTCAACTACGTCAACCAGAACGTCTTCAGTGCAGGCGTCCAGGCGAATACCGAGACGACCGATGCGAACAGCGCTCTCGTCGAAGCCAAGATCCCGACGCTCGTTCTTCCTGTCAACAAGAAGATCACCATCGAGCTGCACTCCCGCGACGTCATCCACTCCTTCTGGGTCATCGACTTTCTCTACAAGAAAGACATGATTCCAGGCAAGGTCAACTACATGTACGTCACTCCCGAGCGAATCGGCACCTTCGCCGGTAAGTGTGCCGAGTTGTGCGGTGAGTACCACTCGAACATGCTCTTCAACGTCAAGGTCGTCTCGCAGTCCGACTACGACGCCTACACGGCTTCACTCGCCGCACAGGGCAATGTCGGTCAACTCGGCGACGACTACAACCGCAACTCCAACATTCCCGGCGTCGTGTCGCCGATCGAGCCCGCAGGGGCAAGCGCACCATCACCAACAACGAGTTCGAAGTAG
- the ctaD gene encoding cytochrome c oxidase subunit I: MSTLTAPRMTVGAQRKGNILVKWITSTDHKTIGYMYLIESFIYFCLGGVMALVIRAQLFEPGEQLLATKDQYNQLFTMHGTIMLLMFATPLFAGFANVLMPLQIGAPDVAFPRLNALAFWFYSFGSAIVVAGFLTPQGAASFGWFAYAPLSNTTFTPGAGGNLWVFGLVLSGFGTILGAVNFITTIITMRAPGMTMFRMPIFTWNTLVTSILVLMAFPPLAAALSGLGVDRVFDGHIFDAANGGVLLWQHLFWFFGHPEVYIIALPFFGIISEVLPVFSRKPIFGYKTLVYATISIAALSVTVWAHHMYVTGSVLLPFFSLMTMLIAVPTGVKIFNWVGTMWRGSVTFETPMMWAIGFLITFTFGGLTGVILASPPLDFHVSDSYFVVAHFHYVVFGTVVFAMFSGFYFWWPKWTGKMLNEKLGQWHFWLLFIGFHTTFLIQHWLGVVGMPRRYATYAPDDGFTWMNQISTVGAFLLASSMIPFFLNVYITARKSPRVTVNDPWGYGRSLEWATSCPPPRHNFTSIPRIRSESPAFDLNHPEAGVPVGVGPAKDAPDAPVRDIASDKVK; encoded by the coding sequence ATGAGCACACTAACCGCCCCGAGAATGACTGTCGGAGCACAGCGAAAAGGCAACATCCTCGTCAAGTGGATCACCTCGACCGACCACAAGACGATCGGGTACATGTACCTGATCGAGTCGTTCATCTACTTCTGCCTCGGCGGCGTGATGGCTCTCGTCATCCGCGCCCAGCTCTTCGAGCCGGGTGAGCAGTTGCTGGCCACCAAAGACCAGTACAACCAGCTCTTTACCATGCACGGCACGATCATGCTGCTCATGTTCGCAACACCGCTCTTCGCCGGCTTTGCAAACGTGCTGATGCCGCTGCAGATCGGTGCACCCGACGTGGCGTTCCCGCGTCTGAACGCACTCGCCTTCTGGTTCTATTCCTTCGGCTCTGCCATCGTGGTCGCCGGGTTCCTCACCCCGCAGGGTGCTGCATCGTTCGGCTGGTTCGCCTATGCGCCATTGTCTAATACGACATTCACTCCCGGCGCCGGAGGTAATCTCTGGGTGTTCGGCCTTGTGCTGAGCGGGTTCGGTACCATTCTCGGAGCCGTGAACTTCATCACCACGATCATCACGATGCGTGCACCCGGCATGACCATGTTCCGCATGCCGATCTTCACGTGGAACACCCTGGTGACGTCGATCCTCGTGCTGATGGCATTCCCGCCCCTGGCTGCCGCGCTCTCCGGGCTCGGCGTGGACCGCGTGTTCGACGGGCACATCTTCGATGCGGCCAACGGCGGTGTGCTGCTCTGGCAGCACCTCTTCTGGTTCTTCGGGCATCCTGAGGTGTACATCATCGCCCTGCCGTTCTTCGGCATCATCTCCGAAGTGCTGCCTGTCTTCAGTCGCAAACCGATCTTCGGGTACAAGACTCTCGTCTACGCGACGATCTCGATTGCTGCGCTGTCTGTCACCGTGTGGGCGCACCACATGTATGTCACAGGTTCGGTTCTGCTGCCGTTCTTCTCGCTGATGACGATGCTCATCGCGGTGCCGACCGGTGTGAAGATCTTCAACTGGGTCGGCACCATGTGGCGCGGCTCGGTCACGTTCGAGACGCCCATGATGTGGGCAATCGGGTTCCTGATCACGTTCACGTTCGGTGGTCTGACCGGTGTGATCCTGGCATCGCCGCCACTCGACTTCCACGTCTCAGACAGCTATTTCGTGGTCGCCCACTTCCACTACGTGGTGTTCGGTACCGTCGTGTTCGCCATGTTCAGTGGCTTCTACTTCTGGTGGCCGAAGTGGACCGGGAAGATGCTGAACGAGAAGCTCGGCCAGTGGCACTTCTGGCTGTTGTTCATCGGCTTCCACACCACCTTCCTGATCCAGCACTGGCTCGGTGTGGTCGGTATGCCACGTCGCTACGCGACGTACGCGCCCGACGACGGTTTCACCTGGATGAACCAGATCTCGACCGTCGGAGCCTTCCTGCTCGCCTCGTCGATGATCCCGTTCTTCCTGAACGTCTACATCACCGCACGCAAGTCGCCCAGGGTGACAGTGAACGACCCGTGGGGCTACGGCCGCTCGCTCGAATGGGCGACGTCCTGCCCACCGCCGCGCCACAACTTCACCTCCATTCCCCGCATCCGCAGCGAGTCCCCGGCCTTCGACCTGAATCACCCCGAAGCCGGTGTTCCCGTCGGCGTCGGGCCGGCGAAAGACGCTCCTGACGCGCCCGTTCGTGACATTGCGTCAGACAAGGTGAAGTGA
- a CDS encoding cytochrome c oxidase subunit 4: MRANINIFWILGGFFILADAIYTFWSLISYGKVEWVGTLAIALSAILAAFLAFYLARVHAAQGGELPEDLTDSNIDDGDPEMGFYSPWSWWPIIMAAALAIFLTGLAVGTWISFIGVAIVLIAIVGWTYEYYRGYFAR, encoded by the coding sequence ATGCGCGCCAATATCAACATCTTCTGGATTCTCGGCGGGTTCTTCATTCTCGCCGATGCGATCTACACGTTCTGGTCGCTCATCTCGTACGGCAAGGTCGAGTGGGTCGGTACTCTAGCGATCGCTTTGAGTGCGATCCTTGCGGCATTCCTGGCCTTCTACCTTGCTCGCGTTCACGCGGCGCAGGGCGGCGAGTTGCCTGAAGACTTGACCGACTCGAACATCGACGACGGCGACCCCGAGATGGGCTTCTACAGCCCCTGGAGCTGGTGGCCGATCATCATGGCTGCAGCGTTGGCGATCTTCCTCACTGGACTCGCTGTGGGCACGTGGATCAGCTTCATCGGAGTGGCCATCGTGTTGATTGCAATCGTTGGTTGGACCTACGAGTACTACCGCGGCTACTTCGCCCGCTAG